The nucleotide window GCCGCTGCTCTATAAATTAAGGGCGCCCGACTCTGATACCCGGGTTTATTTACGTCAGGAACAGCACGGTGGTGTGCTCTATTACATCCCTGCTTATGTGGAGTTGCGTTCACATCATGCGAATAAGCATGCAACAGTGCTTGAGGCAGCTTCTGATGCGCCGCCGGCTAGGCCGCCGGCTAGGCCGCCGGCTGCTGCTAGGCTCGCGGTTTAGTTTAAGGCTGGCGTGGTAGCTGGGGCGCTTGATTTTCATCAAGCCCGCGCCCAACGACGGCATTGAGTGTGTTGCCTAGCCAAGCCAGCAGCGCAAAGCAGGAAAATGAAGCGAGTTCAATACAGCGGTGTCGCCAGCTTGAAAAGCCTTCATCGAGCATGTAAAACCCGTTGGCGCCAGATTGATGTTGTTGCGTGCCAAGAAAATAAGCATTATAGCCGCTGCCGGCAAAGCGTTGGGCTACGGGCTCAAGTAATACGATGAACAAGCTAACCATTAAAATGATGAGTAGCTGTAGGCTGTGTTTCAGGCAAGTGCGTCGTCGAGAGGGCGGCGGTATTCGCGCAGGTGGCGGGGGTCCTGCTGCATCATCCAATGCGAGAACACCTGCCATATCGCGAGCTTTTTCAGGTTGATATTTTCTCACTAAAGCATTTAAAACCCGCTTCAGTCCTTGCGATAGCGTGTGATCTTGTTCTACTTTTTTCTTGGTTTTTATAAGCAAGGTTAGCGCATGCTTAAAAAGCGCATCATTTTTTTCGGGTGTGTTGGTATCAAGTGTCAGTATGCTAGCTTTAAAGTTTGGCAAATTATCAAAGACGGTCAATGCTTTGGGGTCTAGGTCTATTTCAAATGAATCATTTTCGATAGCAATATCGCCATTTTCGCAAAGTATTCTCAGTGTGCTAGGTCTAATTTGTTTGTCTAATACGTCGAGGATATCGCTTGAAAGTCTAGATAGCTCATTGGGATGGTCGGTGGCGTATTGCCAGATAAAAAGGATAAAGAGGCGTTCATTGCCGAAACGATATTTTTCTTTGAGTGGAGATTTTTCATCTTCAGAGGCGAGCGCTCTCTCCATCAGCTCTTGATCGTGTGTTTTTATGGGTTTGTTTGTGTAGGGACAGAGAAATCGAAATATGAAACCGAAAAGGGGGCTCTGCCTGTTTGTATTATCCAAGTCTGCTCTGAGGTTTCGTCTGACGTGGTAGCCCAATAAGCTTTCAATAGCGATTAAATGACCACTGCCTAACGGTAGCACGCCCATCATTGAGCCGTTGATGGGCTCTTGTGTCACAATGTCATCGGTATTTCTTGGGGCGATGAGTGCCAGCCAGTTCAGCACTGTTTTTATGAGGGTTTTGGCTTTTATAGGGCGGTCATCGTGCATATCTATCGGCGGAAGTTGTTTGAATGCTTGGTTTTCAAGTAAACTCAAAAGCGCCGCTCTTAGGCTTGTATAGAACGCTGGTTTTTTTGTAGTGTGGAAGTTTGCTTTCTTTAATAGGAATACACCAGCGTCTTTTTCCAGCTTTTTGATATGAGGAAATAAGTCGCCAAGAAGAGCGCAATAGCTCGATTGTTGGCTTGCTAAGCCTAGAATGATTGATAAGGGTAATAGGTGATCTGATATAGGTTTTTGCATGATCAAGTCTTCTGTGTTGTTTTTGGCATTATGACGTATTAGGCAGCTCTGGGTAAGTGATCAAAAGTTAAGGCATGTTAACAATGGGTGTTTCTGACTGCAAATCAAGCGCAATCGGCCAAAAACTGCAAACATTTCAATACGCAAGAAGCTAACCGTCTTTCGCTTTCCATCTAGGCTAAAACCTGCCAAAATGCCTTTTTATTGTGAGAAGGCTATGAATCTTCAACGTTTTGGCGCCATGTTTATCTTGATGGGCACGGCCATCGGCGCGGGCATGCTCGCACTACCGTTGGTCAGCAGTCAAGTTGGATTTTGGCCAGCTGTGGGCTTAATGGTCTTTGTGTGGGCGGTGATGTTGATCACTGGTTTTTTGGTGCTCGAAGTCTGTTTGGCGTTTCCGGAGTATAAGAATAACTTTGATTCCATGGCCTATCACACGCTTGGGCCGATCGGTCGGGTGGTCGCTTGGATCACGACCTTGGTTTTATTGTATGCCTTGACCTCGGCTTATATCGCCGGCGATTCGTCTTTACTGTTTGAGCTTTTTACAAAAACCTGGTCTTTGCAGATTCCGCAATGGGTGGATGCGGTGGCCTTTACAGCTGTTTTTGGCGGTGCCGTGTTTTGGAGCACGCGAGCGGTGGATATTCTTAATCGTGGTTTGATGTCTGTTAAAGGTCTCGCCTTGGTGTTCACCTTGATACTGTTGATGCCGCACATTGATGTGGCTCAGCTTGAGCGACACCAGGGCAGTCTTACGGCTTTGTGGGCGATGGCGCCTGTGTTTTTAACGTCGTTTGGTTTTCATACAGTCATTCCAAGCTTGGCGAACTATTTGAAAAAAGACGTGGTGGAGTTAAAGCGCGTAGTATTTTGGGGCGCGACTATCCCGCTCATTATTTATATTTTCTGGTTGATGGTGGTGTTTGGCATTATCCCTTACGTGGGTGAGCACAGTTTAAGTGCTATCAGGGCTAATCATGGTTCAGCTGGCATGATGATTGCTACGCTCATCACTGTAGCCCATTCTCACGCGGCTAAAGTCAGCGTGAATATTTTCTCGAATGTAGCAATGACTACTTCGTTTTTAGGTGTAACCCTGGGCTTGTTTGATTTTTTACTCGATGCTACGAAACGAGAAAATCACCGTCGCGGTCGCGTGCAAATCGGTCTTTTAACGTTTGTGCCGCCTTTGTTGTTTGCGATTTTTTATCCTGAGGGTTTTGTAAAAGCTTTGGCGTATGCGGGTTTGTGCGTGGCGGTGCTGGAAGTGATTTTACCGGCTTTAATGGCGTATCAATTGCGTCGCTCTAGGCTTCGCACATCGATGTTTCGCTTTCCGGGTGGTAATCTAGTCTTGGCGCTGATTTTTCTGATGGGCGTTTTATTTGTTTTTATGTGATGGAGTCAGTATGTCATCCTTAGTCTCGCAAGTGGAGCATGATTTATTGCAAGCCGCTAATCTCTCGGCAGGCAAGCTCGAGCAAACTTTGCATGATTTGATGCGAAAGCGCGTGGATTTTGCCGATATTTATGTGCAATCGTGTTATCAAGAATCTTGGCTTTTAGAAAATAGCCAAGTTAAAGAAGGGCATTTCGATGTGCAACAAGGTGCGGGTGTGCGCGCGATACAAGGCGAGAAAACAGGCTTAGCCTATGCCGATGATCTTGAGTTAAAAGCGATCCAACAAGCCTCGAATGCTGCTGCGGCTATTGTCCGATCGGGTCATGGGCAGCAACATGCTGTCACGAAAGTTAAGCAAGCCTCAAACCTTTATGTTGTCGATAATCCGATTAATGCGCTCACGCCGCAAGAGAAAATTCGTGTCTTGCAAGAAGTGGATGCGTACATTCGTGCGCAAGACCCTGCTGTGAAAGAAGTGATGGTGAGCTTGAGCGGTGTGCACGAAGAAATTTTGGTCATGGCCACCGATAATACCTTGGTCGCGGATATTCGCCCACTTGTGCGCTGTAATGTCACGGTGATCTTGGAGAAAAACGGTCGTCGTGAGCAAGGCTTCGCTGGTGGTGGTGGACGCTATACCTATCAAACTTTGATGGATGATGATTTGCCCATGCAGTTTGCTAGAGAAGCATTGCGCCAAGCCCAAGTCAATTTGCAAGCCATCGATGCACCGGCAGGCGCTATGCCTGTTGTGCTTGGCAATGGCTGGGCTGGCGTGTTATTGCATGAGGCGGTGGGGCACGGTTTGGAGGGCGATGCGAACCGTAAAAAATCGTCGGTGTTTGCCGGGCGTTTGGGTGAGCGTGTGGCCTCGAGTTTATGCACCGTCGTGGATAACGGCGCGATGCCGGGTCGACGCGGTTCCTTGCAAATGGATGATGAGGGGACGGGCACGCAGTGCACCACGCTCATTGAGAATGGCGTCTTAAAAAATTATATGCAGGATAAATTGAATGCACACTTGATGGGTATGGCGCCCACCGGTAACGGCCGGCGTGAATCGTATGCGCACCAGCCGATTCCACGTATGACAAACACGTATATGTTACCCGGTAAGTCTACGCCGGAGGAGATTATTGCGTCAATCGATAAAGGTATCTATGCGGCCAATTTTGGTGGTGGCCAAGTCGATACCACATCGGGCCAATTTGTGTTTTCAATCAGTGAGGCCTATTTGATTGAAAAAGGCAAAATCACAGCGCCGATTAAGGGCGCGACATTGATAGGCCAGGGTTTGGATATTTTGACTAAAGTGTCGATGGTGGGGAATGACCTGGCACTCGACAGTGGTGTTGGCATCTGCGGTAAAGACGGTCAAAGCGTGCCAGTGGGTGTTGGGCAGCCAACCTTAAAAATTGACGAACTCACGGTGGGTGGTACCGATGCAGGATAAAATATTGGATAAAAAAATCCCATTGGATGCCTTGGCGGAGTTTGCCTTGGCAGAGGCGAAAAGATGCGGCAGTACGGCGGTTGAGCTGAATGTTACGCATGGTCAAGGTTTGGAGGCGAGTGCGCACGGCGGCGCGCCTGAAAAACTAGAGCACCACAATGATCATGGTTTTGAAATCACGGTGTATCGCGGGCAACAAAAAGGTAGCGCTTCAACCACACGGCTGGATCGAGCAACGATCAGTAAAGTGATTCAGCATGCTAATGACATTGCACAACTCACCGCACCGGATGAATTTTCAGGGCTTGCACCTAAAGAATTGATGGCTCAAAAACCAGTGTCTTTAGATGATTATTATCCCTGGGATATTTCTGCGAAAGAGGCCTTGGATTTGGCTGTACGCTGCGAGCAACATGGTTTATCGCTTTCTTCAAAAGTCACGCAGTCTGATGGTGTGACGGTGAGCACGCATACAACGCGATCTTTGTATGCGAATAGCTATGGATTTATGGGCGAGACACAAAGCACCCGTCACGACGTGACCTGCGTTCTGATCGCCGAAGAGAAGGGTAAGATGGAGCGCGATTATTACTATGATCACGCGCGTGATGCGGGTGACATGCTGTCAGTTGAGTGCATTGCTGAGCGTGCGGCTGAGCGCACGGTAGCAAGATTAAACCCACGTCGCGTGAAAACCTGCCAGGTGCCTGTGCTATTTCCAGCTGAGCTTGCGCGTGGCTTTTTTCGTCAGTTTATATCGGCTATTTCTGGGCCGAGTTTGTATCGCGGCACTTCATTTTTGTGTGATCGTTTAGGCGAGTCCTTGTTTCCTGAGTTTGTGCATATTCATGAAAAACCTTTTTTGCCTAAAGCGATGGGCAGCGCTTGGTTTGATGCCGAAGGTGTGGCCTGTCGTGAAAAAGGTTTTGTGCAGGGCGGTGTTTTGTCGTCTTACAGTTTAAGCGCTTACGCAGGTAGGCGCTTGGGTCTGGAGTCAACCGGTAATGCCGGCGGTGTGACAAATTTAATCGTGGAAAGCACCCATGATACGTTTTCAAGCCTGCTTAAAAAAATGGATCGTGGATTGTATGTCACGGATATTTTAGGCCATGGCGCGAATTTGGTGACCGGCGATTATTCTGTGGGTGCGTCGGGTTTCTGGGTAGAGCAGGGTGAAATTCAGTACCCCGTGAATGAGTTAACGATCGCGGCGAATTTAAACGACATGTTTAAAAACATAGTTGGCATTGGTAATGATGTGGATCATCGCGGCATTGTGCGCACCGGTTCTGTGCTATTTGGATCGATGATGGTGGCCGGGGAATAAATCGCGCGCACTAAACGTTTTTTGTTTTTGCGCGCAATATTTTTCTTAAAAATATTCTTATAGCATTGTTTTTTAAAACCTTTGATGATGTGGTTTCACGACACGGAGTTGGAGGTTTTATGAAACAACAATCACAGCGAACACTTGCTCGCGCAAGAAATAGTAAAACGTATTATGTCGCCCGACACGAATGCCCTGGGCTTTTCAAAGCGATGATGCAAGATCTTATGCGCATCGATGGTTTTTCTGAGGTCGATATTGCGTTTGGTTCGGGGGTGTCGATTGAAACGGTGCGCGAGTGTTTGTTTGGCCGCCAACCCATGTTAGATCAGCGTAGCTTTTTAGCCTTGCTGGCTTTCTTTTCACGATTTTTTTGTCGGAATCATTGAGCGTTTGCTTGAGCGTGCAGCCTGGATTGAACGCCGAAGGCGTGATAATCCGGGAAGAATGAAACCTGGGTTTTCACCCGTCTTCGCTTGCGCTGCGACGAGGTTCAACCCCGGCTATATTTTATCGCTAACGTCATTGCGAGCGAACGTCAGTGAGCGCGGCAATCTAGCGCATTAACCTGGAGATTGCTTCGTCGCTTCGCTCCTCGCAAAGACGGTTGCTACGCAAGTTTGCGTTACTTGTGTCTAATCAGTAAAAGCAGCTTAAACAGCGTGGCTGCTGCCATGATAATCGCTGTGATCATAAACGAATACGCAAAGTTCTCAGGGCCGTGTGCTGATGAACTTGGCGAGCCGCTTAGCTTTGAAAGCAGGCTTGCAAAATAACCGGCAAAGCCCGAGGTTAAAAACCATAATCCCATCATCGTGCTTTGCAAATGATCAGGAATGTTTTCGCTGACACTGGTCATCACGGTTGGCATGATAAATAACTCACCCAGGCCTAGCGTGAGATTGCCAAGCAATAAAGCCAGTAGGGCTGTGTGTTGTGGTGTTTCACTCAGGCCGCAAGCGCCGTAAAAGATCACAAAGCTTATCGCTGCAAACAAGAGGCCGAGTACGATTTTTGCATCTGCGCTGGGCATTTTGTTTCGCTTTTGCAGATAAGACCACAACACTGTGACAAACGGCGCGCTTAAAATAATCCATAAAGGCTCTAGTGATGAAATGAGAGCGGTAGGGATGGTCCAGCCCAATACGGTGCGGTTAACGTAGGTCTGTGTGAACAGTGTGAGCGAGCTGCCCACTTGCAGTGACGCGCTGAAGAAAAAAATTCCCCAGATCATTCGTGTTAACACGCCCTGGGTTTGATGGCGCGTGGGCTTGGCTTGCCCTTTGAGTAAGTTTGCGAGGTAGAGTGCGACAATGAGCGCAATTAC belongs to Gammaproteobacteria bacterium CG11_big_fil_rev_8_21_14_0_20_46_22 and includes:
- a CDS encoding tyrosine-specific transport protein, with translation MPFYCEKAMNLQRFGAMFILMGTAIGAGMLALPLVSSQVGFWPAVGLMVFVWAVMLITGFLVLEVCLAFPEYKNNFDSMAYHTLGPIGRVVAWITTLVLLYALTSAYIAGDSSLLFELFTKTWSLQIPQWVDAVAFTAVFGGAVFWSTRAVDILNRGLMSVKGLALVFTLILLMPHIDVAQLERHQGSLTALWAMAPVFLTSFGFHTVIPSLANYLKKDVVELKRVVFWGATIPLIIYIFWLMVVFGIIPYVGEHSLSAIRANHGSAGMMIATLITVAHSHAAKVSVNIFSNVAMTTSFLGVTLGLFDFLLDATKRENHRRGRVQIGLLTFVPPLLFAIFYPEGFVKALAYAGLCVAVLEVILPALMAYQLRRSRLRTSMFRFPGGNLVLALIFLMGVLFVFM
- a CDS encoding metalloprotease TldD; this translates as MSSLVSQVEHDLLQAANLSAGKLEQTLHDLMRKRVDFADIYVQSCYQESWLLENSQVKEGHFDVQQGAGVRAIQGEKTGLAYADDLELKAIQQASNAAAAIVRSGHGQQHAVTKVKQASNLYVVDNPINALTPQEKIRVLQEVDAYIRAQDPAVKEVMVSLSGVHEEILVMATDNTLVADIRPLVRCNVTVILEKNGRREQGFAGGGGRYTYQTLMDDDLPMQFAREALRQAQVNLQAIDAPAGAMPVVLGNGWAGVLLHEAVGHGLEGDANRKKSSVFAGRLGERVASSLCTVVDNGAMPGRRGSLQMDDEGTGTQCTTLIENGVLKNYMQDKLNAHLMGMAPTGNGRRESYAHQPIPRMTNTYMLPGKSTPEEIIASIDKGIYAANFGGGQVDTTSGQFVFSISEAYLIEKGKITAPIKGATLIGQGLDILTKVSMVGNDLALDSGVGICGKDGQSVPVGVGQPTLKIDELTVGGTDAG
- a CDS encoding metalloprotease PmbA; the encoded protein is MQDKILDKKIPLDALAEFALAEAKRCGSTAVELNVTHGQGLEASAHGGAPEKLEHHNDHGFEITVYRGQQKGSASTTRLDRATISKVIQHANDIAQLTAPDEFSGLAPKELMAQKPVSLDDYYPWDISAKEALDLAVRCEQHGLSLSSKVTQSDGVTVSTHTTRSLYANSYGFMGETQSTRHDVTCVLIAEEKGKMERDYYYDHARDAGDMLSVECIAERAAERTVARLNPRRVKTCQVPVLFPAELARGFFRQFISAISGPSLYRGTSFLCDRLGESLFPEFVHIHEKPFLPKAMGSAWFDAEGVACREKGFVQGGVLSSYSLSAYAGRRLGLESTGNAGGVTNLIVESTHDTFSSLLKKMDRGLYVTDILGHGANLVTGDYSVGASGFWVEQGEIQYPVNELTIAANLNDMFKNIVGIGNDVDHRGIVRTGSVLFGSMMVAGE